The sequence CCAGGGTAACAAGGCAGTATTTTTTCAAGCCCTTTTTCCGAAGATGATTATCCCAGACTTTGTGGGTGATGTATCAACCAGGATGTCAAAACTGAACAAAATCCTTATAGATAAAAAGGGGATAATTATGATAGGTTCTTCTTTAGGGGGATTAATGGCTTCCCTCTATGCCTTCCAAAATCAGGATAGAATGAAAAAACTCATTCTCCTTGCCCCAGCAATCAACCTTTCTGATTTCAGCCCATATCTATCGAAAAAGCTCACGCTTCCTGTTTATATCTTTCATGGGGAGAATGACGAGATTATTCCTCTCAGGTCTATACAGGCAATTGCTGAAAAGGTTTTTCCTGATTTAACATTCACCGTGATGGAGGATGACCACCGCCTATCCAAAACATTTACCTCAATTGACTGGCCCCAACTCATTGGCCTTTAGGCTTCTAACTCCACATTCCAATAAATATAGTCCCTCCATGACTGTGGTGTATGCTTAAAATGTAATGTGACCTTTAAA comes from Nitrospinota bacterium and encodes:
- a CDS encoding alpha/beta fold hydrolase; this translates as MEKIAKNPTIFIHGQESSSQGNKAVFFQALFPKMIIPDFVGDVSTRMSKLNKILIDKKGIIMIGSSLGGLMASLYAFQNQDRMKKLILLAPAINLSDFSPYLSKKLTLPVYIFHGENDEIIPLRSIQAIAEKVFPDLTFTVMEDDHRLSKTFTSIDWPQLIGL